A window from uncultured Desulfobacter sp. encodes these proteins:
- a CDS encoding putrescine aminotransferase — MSRDITQAFKEANKYVDLIKKNDADITRQEREAVAKETVANFRNHVNKGFLEYRKSVTEEGSFAVTEWTGQGSILKDILGREYIDLLGGFGLYSFGIRHPKIVEAVKAQLGRSPQYSQEMLDPLRAKLAQVIGMLTPGDIQYGFFANSGTEAVEGAMKLAKLYTGNKGFIAMLKGFHGKTLGSLSLMGKNVFRQPLLPLLEGVQHTPFGDADEVERLLKTSKQVGNGIAAVVAEPIQGEAGAIVPPDDFWPRLRQLCDHYGVLLIADEVQTGFGRTGKIFGVDHWDVTPDIMCFGKALGGGVVPMSGFFSTHDIWEVMEPNPFLHTTTTGGNPLACASALAAITVLQEEGLAEQAAEKGVYVMKRLNELKDTYPGIMNKVTGKGLLIGMEFVSDEIGYHLAAGLFSRGVITSGTLSNAKCIRFEPALNIPMETLDRALEIMEEVFKEIKDNN; from the coding sequence ATGAGCAGGGATATTACCCAAGCGTTTAAAGAAGCAAACAAATACGTTGACCTGATTAAAAAAAATGATGCGGATATTACCCGGCAGGAAAGGGAAGCCGTGGCCAAAGAGACGGTGGCCAACTTCCGGAACCATGTCAACAAAGGGTTCCTGGAATACCGCAAATCGGTCACCGAAGAAGGAAGCTTTGCCGTCACGGAGTGGACGGGCCAGGGCTCTATCCTCAAAGACATTCTTGGACGTGAATATATTGATCTGCTTGGCGGTTTCGGTCTTTACTCCTTCGGCATCCGGCACCCCAAAATTGTGGAGGCGGTAAAAGCACAGTTAGGCAGAAGCCCCCAGTACAGCCAGGAAATGCTGGATCCTTTGCGGGCAAAGCTTGCACAAGTCATCGGCATGCTGACCCCCGGAGATATCCAGTACGGTTTTTTTGCCAACTCCGGCACGGAAGCAGTGGAAGGCGCCATGAAACTTGCAAAACTATACACCGGCAATAAGGGATTCATTGCCATGCTCAAAGGATTCCACGGGAAAACCCTGGGGTCGCTTTCGCTCATGGGTAAAAATGTCTTTCGTCAGCCGCTGCTGCCCCTGCTTGAGGGGGTTCAGCATACCCCATTTGGCGATGCCGATGAAGTTGAACGTCTGCTTAAAACCAGCAAACAGGTGGGTAACGGCATTGCTGCTGTTGTGGCCGAACCTATCCAGGGAGAGGCGGGTGCCATTGTACCTCCGGATGATTTCTGGCCCCGCCTACGCCAGCTTTGCGACCATTACGGCGTGCTGTTGATCGCTGATGAAGTTCAGACCGGATTCGGACGCACCGGCAAAATTTTCGGTGTGGACCACTGGGATGTAACCCCTGATATCATGTGCTTTGGCAAGGCCCTTGGCGGCGGAGTGGTCCCCATGTCTGGATTTTTCTCCACCCATGACATCTGGGAAGTAATGGAGCCCAACCCCTTCCTGCACACCACCACCACCGGCGGCAACCCACTGGCCTGCGCATCCGCCCTTGCAGCCATCACAGTACTCCAGGAAGAAGGTCTTGCCGAACAGGCTGCCGAAAAAGGGGTGTATGTCATGAAACGCCTTAATGAACTCAAAGATACCTATCCCGGTATTATGAACAAGGTCACAGGTAAAGGCCTTCTCATCGGCATGGAGTTTGTCTCCGACGAGATCGGCTACCACTTGGCCGCAGGGCTCTTTTCACGTGGTGTTATCACCTCCGGAACGCTGTCCAACGCCAAATGCATCCGGTTTGAACCGGCGCTGAACATTCCCATGGAAACCCTGGACCGGGCCCTTGAGATCATGGAAGAAGTGTTTAAAGAAATTAAAGATAATAATTAA
- a CDS encoding ABC transporter permease, with the protein MLKLGMRYKLLAIATYLFLYTPLLAVMVYSFNASRFGIHWGGFSLDWYAKLVHDDLVIEACINTVILAVVSTLIATILGTALAMGLARFPWSKKVMTFFDINLYLPVITPEIVFAGALVIAFTCLRSISSIFEPGLVTMIIGHVTFQVAFVALVVKSRLAAFNNEIEEASRDLYASNWYTFRHVLLPLMMPGIVSGAMLALTLSLDDFIISFFTAGPTSVTLPLYIYGEVHRGITPKIHALSTVGIFATITLVILSQKISSKDT; encoded by the coding sequence ATGTTGAAATTGGGAATGCGTTACAAACTTCTGGCCATTGCAACTTATCTGTTTCTCTACACGCCGTTGCTGGCCGTTATGGTTTACTCTTTCAATGCGTCGCGTTTCGGCATTCACTGGGGCGGGTTCAGCCTGGACTGGTATGCAAAACTGGTCCATGATGACCTGGTCATTGAAGCCTGCATCAACACCGTTATTTTGGCTGTGGTCTCCACCCTCATTGCCACAATCCTAGGCACCGCCCTTGCCATGGGCCTGGCCCGTTTTCCATGGTCCAAGAAAGTAATGACCTTTTTTGACATCAACCTCTATCTGCCGGTCATCACCCCGGAGATTGTTTTTGCCGGTGCCCTGGTCATTGCCTTTACTTGTCTGCGTTCGATCTCTTCCATATTCGAACCCGGACTTGTGACCATGATCATCGGACACGTCACCTTTCAGGTGGCCTTTGTGGCCCTGGTGGTCAAAAGCCGGCTTGCAGCCTTTAACAATGAAATCGAAGAGGCCTCAAGGGATCTGTATGCCTCCAACTGGTATACCTTTCGGCATGTGCTGCTGCCGTTAATGATGCCGGGCATCGTGTCCGGGGCTATGCTAGCTTTAACCCTCTCCCTTGATGACTTTATCATCAGCTTTTTTACGGCCGGGCCCACTTCTGTCACCCTGCCTCTGTATATTTACGGTGAAGTTCACCGGGGTATTACGCCCAAGATCCATGCCCTGTCGACCGTTGGCATTTTTGCAACCATTACGCTGGTTATTCTTTCACAGAAAATTTCCAGCAAAGATACCTAA
- a CDS encoding amidohydrolase → MKTLFTNIEGISLDQTRPQFSAMVVDGDIIEAMGDHDKLVALYPEGSVQVMDLGGKTVLPGFIDTHQHLEWTGQVLGSADLSGCTCFAEAFDRIAAHRKTLGKGEWVLAYRLNDQLVQEKRMPDTAELDAVCPDVPLAVVHTSLHFLSLNTLAINALGVTGEMDGVDTENGRMTGLVRDPASLAFVMPQIDRMISKDTIVRGYELAARKALKSGITCLHCLEGKDGEPEFSTFFHRHHQDLPLHTVHWNQNRDVQSSLDLGLTRIGGCIFADGAIDCYTAALFEPYTNQPDNYGALTFTQAQMDEFICEAHAKGLQIAVHCEAEAAIEQVLHAMEKALAKYPRTDHRHRIEHFEIPTTTQIERMAKAGIIAAMQPAFFPYLMQNQTFYEQMLGPSRHKRLHPYRTILDAGVVICGGSDSPVTPYTPLAGIQAAVCHPYAPERTTLNEAIQMFTTAAAYSVFEENERGSLKPGMKAEFIVLDRNPGQVAPQDISKINIEKVFAKGKLYNTETL, encoded by the coding sequence ATGAAAACACTTTTTACCAATATAGAGGGTATTAGCCTGGATCAAACCCGGCCTCAATTTTCTGCCATGGTGGTGGATGGTGATATCATAGAGGCTATGGGCGATCATGATAAACTTGTGGCGCTTTACCCCGAGGGGTCTGTACAGGTTATGGATCTGGGCGGGAAAACGGTGCTGCCCGGATTTATTGATACCCATCAGCATTTAGAATGGACGGGTCAGGTGCTCGGCAGTGCGGATCTGAGCGGTTGCACCTGTTTTGCCGAGGCATTTGACCGTATTGCGGCACACCGTAAAACATTGGGAAAAGGCGAATGGGTGCTGGCCTACCGTTTAAACGACCAGCTGGTGCAGGAAAAACGAATGCCCGATACAGCCGAACTGGACGCGGTCTGTCCGGATGTTCCGCTGGCTGTGGTCCATACATCTCTTCACTTTTTATCCCTGAACACCTTGGCCATAAATGCCCTGGGTGTGACAGGTGAAATGGACGGAGTGGACACGGAAAACGGCCGGATGACCGGACTGGTCCGGGACCCGGCCTCCCTTGCCTTTGTAATGCCCCAGATTGACCGTATGATCTCCAAAGATACGATTGTCAGAGGCTATGAACTGGCAGCCCGCAAAGCATTGAAAAGTGGCATCACCTGTCTGCACTGCCTTGAGGGAAAGGACGGGGAGCCTGAATTTTCAACCTTTTTCCACCGGCATCACCAGGATCTGCCCCTCCATACTGTACACTGGAACCAGAACCGGGACGTGCAGTCAAGTCTGGATTTGGGGTTAACGCGCATCGGCGGATGTATTTTTGCCGACGGCGCCATTGACTGCTATACGGCAGCGTTATTCGAACCGTACACGAATCAGCCCGACAATTACGGCGCCTTAACCTTTACCCAGGCACAGATGGATGAATTTATCTGTGAAGCCCATGCCAAAGGCCTGCAGATTGCCGTGCACTGTGAAGCTGAAGCCGCCATTGAACAGGTGCTGCACGCCATGGAAAAGGCCCTGGCAAAATATCCCCGCACGGATCATCGCCACCGCATTGAACATTTTGAAATCCCCACCACCACCCAGATTGAACGCATGGCCAAAGCAGGAATTATTGCCGCCATGCAGCCGGCATTTTTCCCCTATCTTATGCAGAACCAGACGTTTTATGAGCAAATGCTCGGGCCGTCCCGCCACAAACGGCTGCACCCCTACCGAACCATCCTGGATGCAGGGGTGGTGATCTGCGGCGGATCCGACTCCCCAGTAACACCCTATACCCCCCTTGCAGGGATCCAGGCAGCGGTATGCCACCCCTATGCGCCGGAACGTACCACCCTGAACGAAGCGATTCAGATGTTCACTACCGCTGCCGCCTACAGCGTTTTTGAAGAGAATGAAAGGGGATCTCTTAAACCAGGCATGAAAGCTGAATTTATCGTCCTGGATCGCAACCCCGGGCAGGTAGCACCCCAGGATATCAGCAAAATCAACATTGAAAAAGTTTTTGCCAAAGGCAAACTGTACAATACAGAAACCCTGTAA
- a CDS encoding spermidine/putrescine ABC transporter substrate-binding protein, translating to MKKITLTLLLVFAVCLQLPAASFAADELRVLIWSEYMPENFMDNFKKDTGIKSRVELYESTEELVAKLQAGGVNQYDVVVPSDYIINTMIKLNLLQKLDHSKLPNLANLEPSFRNAAYDPGNVYTAPYQWGTVGMLYDKKKLGDDYVASTSLFFDPASRKGPVVMIDSIREMLGIALKYMGKSVNTLDKGELKALADMMIETKSSKYFAGFDVGTGGRSKVVAGTAVAALVYNGDALRAVADHPDQVVFANPKEGGVIWADNMTIPAGAPHVDYAHTFINWVLDAHNGAALSNWTQYATPNKAAKEFITPEDLTNPAIYPSEETMKTLEFITDLGKNNRYYDELWTMIKTR from the coding sequence ATGAAAAAAATAACCTTAACCCTATTGCTGGTGTTTGCCGTATGTCTGCAGTTGCCGGCGGCCTCTTTTGCTGCGGACGAGCTTCGAGTCCTGATCTGGAGTGAATATATGCCCGAGAACTTTATGGACAACTTTAAAAAAGATACCGGCATCAAAAGCCGAGTAGAGCTTTACGAATCCACCGAAGAGCTTGTTGCCAAACTCCAGGCCGGTGGTGTCAATCAGTATGACGTGGTTGTTCCGTCCGACTACATCATCAACACCATGATCAAGCTGAACCTGCTTCAGAAGCTGGATCATTCAAAATTACCGAACCTGGCAAACCTGGAACCCTCTTTCCGGAACGCAGCTTATGATCCGGGCAACGTTTACACTGCACCCTATCAGTGGGGCACCGTGGGCATGCTCTATGATAAAAAGAAGCTGGGCGACGACTACGTGGCGTCCACATCTTTATTTTTTGATCCGGCCTCCCGCAAGGGTCCTGTGGTAATGATTGACTCCATCCGTGAAATGCTGGGCATTGCCCTGAAATATATGGGCAAAAGCGTTAACACCCTGGACAAGGGGGAGCTCAAAGCCCTTGCCGACATGATGATCGAGACCAAATCCAGCAAATACTTTGCCGGATTTGATGTGGGAACCGGCGGTCGTTCCAAGGTGGTTGCAGGCACTGCCGTTGCTGCCCTGGTTTATAACGGCGATGCCCTGCGGGCCGTGGCTGACCACCCTGACCAGGTTGTCTTTGCCAATCCCAAGGAAGGCGGCGTGATCTGGGCAGACAACATGACCATTCCTGCGGGTGCCCCCCATGTGGACTATGCACACACATTCATCAACTGGGTTCTGGATGCCCACAATGGCGCCGCACTTTCAAACTGGACCCAGTATGCCACACCCAACAAGGCTGCCAAGGAATTTATCACGCCTGAGGATCTGACCAATCCGGCGATTTATCCTAGTGAAGAGACCATGAAGACCCTTGAATTTATTACCGACCTTGGAAAGAATAACCGGTATTACGATGAGTTGTGGACAATGATCAAAACCAGATAG
- a CDS encoding GNAT family N-acetyltransferase: MDFVRQEFNESWANECERSFSKLPISCFIGVKDRNIIGFACYDATAKGYFGPIGIKLEAREKGIGTQLLFSCLSDMWDNEYGYAIVGWVDEDQMEFYKKSTLATEIPGSSPGIYKRMVEISV, from the coding sequence GTGGACTTTGTGCGGCAGGAATTTAATGAAAGCTGGGCCAATGAGTGTGAAAGAAGCTTTTCAAAATTACCGATTTCTTGTTTTATTGGTGTAAAAGACCGAAATATTATCGGATTCGCCTGTTACGATGCAACAGCAAAAGGATATTTTGGGCCCATTGGTATTAAACTGGAAGCAAGAGAAAAGGGCATTGGCACCCAACTTCTTTTTTCTTGTTTGAGTGACATGTGGGATAATGAATATGGCTATGCCATTGTTGGATGGGTTGATGAAGATCAAATGGAATTTTATAAAAAAAGCACCTTGGCCACAGAGATACCCGGTTCCAGCCCAGGAATTTATAAAAGAATGGTTGAAATAAGCGTTTAA
- the nadB gene encoding L-aspartate oxidase — MIETDFLVIGSGVAGLSYALKVAQFGRVTIITKKKINKTNTALAQGGVAAVFSKTDSFREHVADTLAAGDGLCAEDVVNMVVTNGPERIRELVDLGAHFNLDGDGKYDFSLGREGGHSQNRIIHAKDLTGKEIEDVLVANVEKHENITILENRVAVNLITYSTSVRSGLVRTQHENICCGAYVLDNDTGKVEAVSAKVTLLATGGGSKVYLYTSNPDTATGDGIAMAYRAGATVANMEFVQFHPTCLFHPEAKNFLISEAVRGEGAYLIDNKGERFMGKYSPDLELACRDVVARAIDNELKKTGADSVFLDITRKDADFVRKRFPNIYAKCLDYGIDITKQPIPVVPAAHYMCGGVATDLNGRTDIQCLYAVGETACTGLHGANRLASNSLLEALVYAHNASQASLREFEQAAKKSKVELAPWDETNTLDADEAIMVTHNWDEIRRLMWNYVGIVRSDKRLHRALRRIEMILNEIEEYYWDFKITADLIELRNLANVAELIIKSALMRKESRGLHYNLWYPEKDDANCLTSTLVRKTF; from the coding sequence ATGATTGAAACCGATTTTCTGGTCATTGGCAGTGGTGTTGCCGGTTTAAGCTATGCATTGAAGGTTGCGCAGTTTGGCCGGGTAACGATTATCACTAAGAAAAAAATTAATAAGACCAATACGGCCCTGGCCCAGGGCGGTGTCGCCGCCGTATTCAGCAAAACGGACTCCTTCAGGGAGCATGTGGCGGATACCCTGGCGGCAGGGGACGGGCTTTGTGCCGAAGATGTGGTCAACATGGTCGTGACAAACGGACCGGAAAGAATTCGGGAACTGGTTGATCTCGGGGCCCACTTTAATCTGGACGGCGACGGCAAGTATGACTTTTCCCTGGGCCGGGAGGGGGGACATTCCCAGAACAGAATCATCCATGCCAAGGATCTCACCGGCAAGGAGATTGAAGATGTCCTGGTGGCCAATGTCGAAAAACATGAAAACATCACCATTTTGGAAAATCGTGTTGCCGTTAACCTGATTACCTATTCCACAAGCGTCCGCAGCGGTCTGGTGAGAACCCAGCATGAAAACATCTGCTGCGGGGCCTATGTGCTGGATAATGACACAGGTAAGGTGGAGGCCGTTTCCGCTAAAGTGACCCTGCTTGCCACAGGCGGCGGTTCAAAGGTTTATTTGTATACGTCAAACCCTGACACGGCCACAGGCGACGGCATTGCCATGGCATACCGGGCAGGTGCCACCGTGGCAAATATGGAGTTTGTCCAGTTCCATCCCACCTGTCTGTTCCACCCCGAAGCTAAAAATTTCCTTATTTCCGAGGCGGTTAGAGGGGAGGGCGCTTATCTCATTGATAATAAGGGTGAGCGGTTCATGGGCAAATATTCACCGGATCTGGAACTTGCCTGCCGGGATGTTGTGGCCCGGGCCATTGACAATGAATTGAAAAAAACCGGTGCGGATTCCGTGTTTCTGGATATCACCCGCAAGGATGCTGATTTTGTCCGTAAACGGTTTCCAAATATTTATGCAAAATGTCTGGACTATGGCATTGATATCACCAAACAGCCCATCCCGGTGGTGCCGGCAGCCCATTATATGTGCGGCGGCGTCGCCACGGATCTTAACGGGCGAACCGACATCCAGTGCCTTTATGCCGTGGGGGAAACTGCCTGCACCGGCCTGCACGGTGCCAACCGCCTGGCCTCCAATTCGCTTCTCGAAGCCTTGGTCTATGCCCATAATGCCTCCCAGGCCTCATTAAGAGAGTTTGAACAGGCTGCCAAAAAATCCAAAGTTGAGCTGGCCCCCTGGGATGAGACAAATACCCTGGACGCGGATGAAGCCATCATGGTGACACACAACTGGGATGAGATCCGGCGTCTGATGTGGAATTATGTGGGCATTGTTCGTTCGGATAAGAGACTTCACCGTGCCTTGCGCCGCATTGAAATGATTCTTAATGAAATTGAAGAGTACTACTGGGACTTTAAAATTACGGCAGATCTAATTGAACTGCGCAACCTTGCCAATGTGGCGGAATTGATTATTAAATCCGCATTAATGCGCAAGGAGAGCCGCGGGTTGCACTACAATTTATGGTATCCTGAAAAGGATGATGCCAATTGTCTGACTTCAACCCTGGTCCGGAAAACTTTTTAA
- a CDS encoding TetR/AcrR family transcriptional regulator: MATRKNRNAETRKPEILEGYYRVLIEKGFEGTSIGKIAEYIDIHPTLILHYFKNKENLQRELIELLISKYKAEHMLAFDLIADSDRRFDALMDLVFSFKWNRTVDPGVHFGFYYKSFRNEGIRKILRDMFSWFRDYLQDAFIVFNKEGVIKVSDERKAADYVLTLMEGLEFHTHFLNEGKPFEDFADTAKAATIEILRGGNF; this comes from the coding sequence ATGGCAACCAGAAAAAACCGAAATGCAGAAACCAGGAAACCTGAAATTCTTGAAGGGTATTATAGGGTTTTAATTGAAAAGGGGTTTGAAGGCACGTCCATCGGAAAAATTGCAGAGTACATAGATATTCACCCGACCCTGATCCTTCACTATTTCAAAAACAAAGAAAACCTTCAGCGCGAACTCATAGAGCTGTTGATCTCCAAATACAAGGCGGAACATATGCTTGCGTTTGATCTGATAGCCGACAGTGACCGGCGGTTTGATGCACTGATGGACCTGGTCTTCAGCTTCAAGTGGAACCGTACCGTGGATCCAGGGGTCCATTTTGGATTTTATTACAAAAGCTTCAGGAATGAAGGTATTCGCAAGATCCTTAGAGACATGTTCAGCTGGTTTCGCGATTATCTGCAAGACGCGTTTATTGTGTTTAACAAAGAAGGGGTTATCAAGGTAAGCGACGAACGTAAAGCAGCGGACTATGTGCTGACCCTTATGGAAGGCCTGGAGTTTCACACCCATTTTTTAAACGAGGGCAAACCCTTTGAAGATTTTGCAGATACGGCAAAAGCTGCAACCATTGAAATCTTGAGGGGTGGAAATTTTTAA
- a CDS encoding TIGR04211 family SH3 domain-containing protein, with the protein MRAKYLILTCFFFFAITTCVYAKAMYVSGVTRITMRTGPDVTHKIVSMVTSGVKLQILEYNKDWSMVQDSAGKTGWVLTRFLTDDVPKALLVERYKKENEQLASKLSAAEETANTLDIENKSLKEIAQKYKKLKDASASYLKLETEHKALLEQSREQEERIQNLEQSIKSEVKLGLLSGAGVFIVGLIFGMSTRKKKRGSLLS; encoded by the coding sequence ATGAGAGCAAAGTACCTGATTCTTACCTGTTTTTTCTTTTTTGCTATAACAACCTGCGTTTACGCAAAGGCCATGTATGTATCCGGCGTCACCCGGATCACCATGCGCACGGGGCCAGATGTCACCCATAAAATTGTTTCCATGGTCACCTCAGGGGTAAAACTGCAGATTCTGGAGTACAACAAGGACTGGTCCATGGTACAGGACTCTGCCGGGAAAACCGGATGGGTGCTGACCCGTTTTCTTACCGATGACGTGCCCAAAGCCCTTTTGGTTGAACGGTATAAAAAAGAAAATGAACAACTGGCATCAAAACTTTCGGCAGCAGAAGAGACTGCAAATACCCTGGATATTGAGAACAAGTCGCTTAAGGAAATTGCGCAAAAATATAAAAAACTCAAAGATGCTTCGGCAAGCTACCTGAAGCTTGAGACCGAACATAAAGCGCTTTTGGAACAGTCCCGGGAACAGGAAGAACGTATTCAAAATCTTGAGCAAAGTATCAAAAGTGAAGTCAAACTCGGTCTGCTTTCCGGGGCCGGTGTTTTTATTGTGGGGCTGATTTTCGGCATGAGTACTCGCAAGAAAAAGAGAGGTTCCTTGTTATCCTGA
- a CDS encoding ABC transporter ATP-binding protein, giving the protein MEYCLEACGLHKNYGEVKALNNVDLRINQGELFTLLGPSGCGKTTLLRIIAGLETASDGNLFLNGNPILDIPANKRPVNTVFQSYALFPHLKNYDNIAFGLRSRKVPETQIAPKVEKMLAMLEIEQFADRYPDQLSGGQRQRVSMARALVCEPEILLLDEPMSALDAKLRVQLQEQLRRLQLRLKKNFILVTHDQEEALTVSDRIAVMKDGHILQCGTPSEIYTQPNCRFVAEFIGTANIFGVERQGNVLRSSFGEFVPNIMPEWEKGSLVIRPEGVRLRGEKPAQNGIRSRVTEKYYRGTYQNLTLETGNLRIRTAPHRKIEIGDEIWVELLQEALVTIDD; this is encoded by the coding sequence ATGGAATATTGTCTTGAAGCGTGTGGGTTACACAAAAATTACGGTGAAGTGAAAGCACTTAACAATGTAGATCTGCGCATCAACCAGGGAGAACTTTTTACACTTCTTGGTCCGTCAGGCTGCGGGAAAACCACCCTTTTAAGAATCATTGCAGGTCTTGAGACCGCATCCGACGGCAATCTTTTTTTAAACGGAAATCCCATTCTTGATATCCCGGCTAACAAACGTCCGGTGAATACGGTCTTTCAAAGTTATGCGCTTTTTCCCCACCTGAAGAACTACGACAATATTGCCTTTGGCCTGCGTTCACGAAAAGTACCGGAAACACAAATTGCCCCTAAAGTGGAAAAAATGCTGGCAATGCTGGAGATTGAACAATTTGCTGACCGCTATCCAGATCAGCTTTCCGGTGGCCAGCGCCAGCGGGTCTCCATGGCCAGGGCCTTGGTGTGCGAACCGGAAATCCTGCTGCTCGACGAACCCATGTCCGCCCTGGACGCCAAGTTAAGGGTTCAGCTTCAGGAGCAGCTTCGTCGACTGCAGCTGCGGCTTAAGAAAAATTTTATCCTGGTCACCCATGACCAGGAAGAGGCGTTGACGGTTTCCGACCGTATTGCCGTCATGAAAGACGGGCACATCCTGCAGTGTGGCACGCCTTCAGAAATTTACACCCAGCCCAACTGCCGGTTTGTGGCCGAATTCATCGGCACGGCAAATATCTTTGGCGTTGAGCGCCAGGGAAATGTTCTTCGGTCAAGTTTTGGTGAATTTGTGCCGAATATCATGCCTGAATGGGAAAAAGGCTCTCTTGTCATCCGCCCCGAGGGTGTCAGGCTGCGTGGAGAAAAGCCCGCCCAAAACGGAATCCGGTCCCGTGTCACTGAAAAATACTACCGGGGCACCTATCAGAACCTCACCCTTGAAACCGGCAACCTGCGCATACGAACTGCCCCCCACCGCAAAATTGAAATCGGCGATGAGATCTGGGTGGAATTGTTGCAAGAAGCGCTGGTAACCATAGACGATTAA
- a CDS encoding ABC transporter permease: protein MKIIDKPEILYGELSTPGKIRTKGLLRIAPGMLWIMLFLSIPALSLIVISFTTRGAYGEIEWVATLENYKRLAGYSLFGWSPDYLKILLRSVIAGFITTIVCIILSYPLAFFISTRDKATRYLWLTALIIPFWTNLVIRTYAWQIVLAPGLPIAKMASWLHLVPPDSPLYPSSFAVYIGMISAFLPFVALPLYSSVEKLDWSLVEAANDLYCGKLRVFRQAILPQTLPGLSVGAILTFVPAMGMFLIPDLLGGAKYMLVGNLIQQQFGKSRDWPFGAAVSLALMSLTLIALVILNRKGQKMEMV, encoded by the coding sequence GTGAAAATTATAGATAAACCGGAAATACTCTACGGGGAGCTGTCTACACCCGGAAAAATAAGAACCAAAGGCCTTCTGCGCATTGCTCCGGGCATGCTTTGGATCATGCTTTTTCTTTCCATACCCGCACTGTCATTGATTGTAATCAGTTTTACCACCCGGGGTGCCTACGGTGAGATCGAATGGGTCGCCACCCTGGAAAACTACAAACGACTGGCAGGATACAGCCTGTTCGGCTGGAGCCCGGACTATTTGAAAATCCTGTTACGTTCGGTCATTGCCGGATTTATTACCACCATCGTGTGCATTATTCTGTCTTACCCTTTAGCCTTTTTTATCTCAACACGGGATAAGGCAACCCGGTATTTGTGGCTCACAGCACTGATCATCCCCTTCTGGACCAACCTGGTGATCCGGACCTATGCCTGGCAGATTGTTCTGGCACCGGGGCTGCCCATTGCAAAAATGGCATCCTGGCTGCACCTGGTGCCCCCGGACAGTCCGTTATACCCCAGTTCGTTTGCGGTATATATCGGCATGATCAGCGCGTTTCTGCCATTTGTGGCCCTGCCCTTGTATTCCAGTGTCGAAAAACTGGACTGGAGCCTGGTGGAAGCGGCGAACGATCTTTACTGCGGCAAATTGCGGGTGTTCCGTCAGGCCATTTTACCCCAGACCCTGCCGGGACTTTCCGTGGGCGCCATTCTGACCTTTGTACCGGCCATGGGCATGTTCCTTATTCCGGATCTTCTGGGCGGGGCCAAATATATGCTGGTGGGCAACCTGATCCAGCAGCAGTTCGGCAAAAGCCGTGACTGGCCGTTTGGTGCGGCGGTCAGCCTTGCGCTCATGTCTTTAACCCTTATTGCCCTGGTCATATTGAACCGCAAAGGCCAAAAAATGGAGATGGTATAA